In the genome of Amia ocellicauda isolate fAmiCal2 chromosome 3, fAmiCal2.hap1, whole genome shotgun sequence, one region contains:
- the birc2 gene encoding baculoviral IAP repeat-containing protein 2 isoform X1, with protein sequence MEILKNSSFFMNLWHNNPPVDLHYDNSSELFRISTFAKFPPNAVVSERSLARAGFFYTGVGDRVQCFRCNVTADNWQSGECPAERHRRLSPTCTFIQGIPNSASLLSSSHSAFSPLQSLPVLQTSASPPSVQVEEQVGYLSHSFSSIPPTSPLSSRGVEDMSHQRPPTCHNPSMRHEQDRLDTYLNWPLTNITPSELAKAGFYYLGQGDRVACFTCGGQLSNWEPGDRAVSEHQRHYPNCRFVRGDRTENVPLPSSGPLSVSNPLMQLCEERLLTFVNWPSRIPVRPDQLAKAGFYYVGRNDDVKCFCCDGGLRCWESGDDPWVEHAKWFPRCEYLLQEKGQDFVHQIQARFPRLFEQLLSNGDNSSREFIDPPVVQLGFGEERSEDAVMMNTPVVKSALEMGFDRNLVKQTVQSKILTSGENYKTVQELVSDLLNAEDEKREEEKERLAEEMASDGFTFLKKHRVALTQRLKSVQSLMDHLLEQSVIHQNEYDAIHSCTSVKQQTSQLIELVLTKGNAAAEVFRNWIQKNDIYLLRELMAQTNEPSSPSQELSDLPMEEQLRRLQEERTCKVCMDKEVNIVFIPCGHLVVCKECAPSLRKCPICRGLVKGTVRTFLS encoded by the exons atggaaatattaaAGAACAGTTCCTTCTTCATGAACCTATGGCATAACAATCCTCCGGTGGATTTGCACTACGATAATTCCTCCGAGCTCTTTCGCATTTCGACGTTCGCTAAATTCCCGCCCAATGCAGTGGTCTCTGAGAGGAGTCTGGCCCGAGCTGGGTTCTTCTACACCGGGGTGGGCGACCGAGTGCAATGTTTTCGTTGCAACGTCACGGCGGATAACTGGCAGTCGGGAGAATGCCCTGCCGAGAGGCACAGACGTCTCTCTCCCACCTGCACCTTCATCCAGGGCATCCCCAACAGCGCCAGCCTCCTGTCGTCTTCTCACTCTGCCTTCTCACCTCTGCAGAGCTTACCGGTCCTGCAAACCTCAGCCTCTCCCCCCTCAGTGCAGGTTGAGGAGCAGGTGGGCTATTTAAGCCATAGTTTCAGCAGCATCCCCCCTACCAGCCCCCTGAGCTCCCGTGGTGTGGAGGACATGTCCCACCAGCGACCGCCCACCTGCCATAACCCCAGCATGCGGCACGAGCAGGACCGTCTGGACACGTATCTGAACTGGCCGCTAACCAACATCACACCCTCGGAGCTGGCAAAAGCGGGCTTCTACTACCTAGGCCAGGGCGATCGTGTGGCCTGCTTTACCTGTGGCGGGCAACTGAGCAACTGGGAGCCGGGGGACAGGGCTGTGTCAGAGCACCAGAGGCACTACCCCAACTGCCGATTCGTCAGAGGAGACCGGACGGAAAACGTGCCCCTCCCTTCCAGTGGACCCCTGAGTGTCTCTAACCCGCTCATGCAGTTGTGTGAGGAGAGGCTGCTTACCTTTGTCAACTGGCCATCCAGGATACCTGTGCGTCCGGATCAGCTGGCCAAGGCTGGCTTTTACTATGTTG GTCGAAATGATGACGTCAAATGCTTCTGTTGTGATGGTGGCCTGAGGTGTTGGGAGTCGGGCGATGACCCATGGGTTGAGCACGCCAAGTGGTTTCCAAG GTGTGAGTACCTTCTGCAGGAAAAGGGACAAGATTTCGTTCATCAGATACAGGCCAGGTTTCCTCGACTGTTTGAGCAG CTGTTGTCCAATGGTGATAACAGCTCTCGGGAATTTATTGATCCACCAG TGGTACAGCTGGGCTTTGGAGAGGAGCGCTCTGAGGATGCTGTAATGATGAACACGCCTGTGGTAAAGTCAGCTCTGGAGATGGGCTTTGACCGCAATCTTGTGAAACAAACAGTCCAGAGCAAAATCCTCACCAGTGGCGAAAACTACAAAACAGTCCAAGAGCTTGTCTCTGATCTGCTCAATGCTGAGGATGAGAAACGAgaagaggagaaagagaggCTGGCAGAGGAAATGGCTTCAG atgGCTTTACATTTTTGAAGAAACACCGTGTTGCCCTGACCCAGCGCCTGAAAAGTGTGCAGAGTCTGATGGATCACTTGCTGGAGCAGTCGGTAATTCACCAGAACGAGTATGATGCCATCCATAGCTGCACCTCTGTCAAACAGCAGACCAGCCAGCTCATTGAACTTGTGCTCACGAAAGGGAATGCAGCAGCAGAGGTCTTCAGAAACTGGATCCAAAAGAATGACATTTACCTTTTAAGGGAATTAATGG cCCAAACAAATGAGCCTTCTTCACCCAGTCAAGAACTTTCTG ACTTGCCTATGGAGGAACAGCTGAGGAGACTGCAGGAGGAGCGCACGTGTAAAGTATGCATGGACAAGGAAGTTAACATTGTCTTTATTCCTTGTGGGCACTTGGTTGTGTGTAAAGAATGTGCCCCTTCATTGCGCAAATGCCCTATTTGCAGAGGCCTGGTAAAGGGGACTGTTCGTACTTTTCTTTCTTAA
- the birc2 gene encoding baculoviral IAP repeat-containing protein 2 isoform X2, giving the protein MEILKNSSFFMNLWHNNPPVDLHYDNSSELFRISTFAKFPPNAVVSERSLARAGFFYTGVGDRVQCFRCNVTADNWQSGECPAERHRRLSPTCTFIQGIPNSASLLSSSHSAFSPLQSLPVLQTSASPPSVQVEEQVGYLSHSFSSIPPTSPLSSRGVEDMSHQRPPTCHNPSMRHEQDRLDTYLNWPLTNITPSELAKAGFYYLGQGDRVACFTCGGQLSNWEPGDRAVSEHQRHYPNCRFVRGDRTENVPLPSSGPLSVSNPLMQLCEERLLTFVNWPSRIPVRPDQLAKAGFYYVGRNDDVKCFCCDGGLRCWESGDDPWVEHAKWFPRCEYLLQEKGQDFVHQIQARFPRLFEQLLSNGDNSSREFIDPPVVQLGFGEERSEDAVMMNTPVVKSALEMGFDRNLVKQTVQSKILTSGENYKTVQELVSDLLNAEDEKREEEKERLAEEMASDGFTFLKKHRVALTQRLKSVQSLMDHLLEQSVIHQNEYDAIHSCTSVKQQTSQLIELVLTKGNAAAEVFRNWIQKNDIYLLRELMDLPMEEQLRRLQEERTCKVCMDKEVNIVFIPCGHLVVCKECAPSLRKCPICRGLVKGTVRTFLS; this is encoded by the exons atggaaatattaaAGAACAGTTCCTTCTTCATGAACCTATGGCATAACAATCCTCCGGTGGATTTGCACTACGATAATTCCTCCGAGCTCTTTCGCATTTCGACGTTCGCTAAATTCCCGCCCAATGCAGTGGTCTCTGAGAGGAGTCTGGCCCGAGCTGGGTTCTTCTACACCGGGGTGGGCGACCGAGTGCAATGTTTTCGTTGCAACGTCACGGCGGATAACTGGCAGTCGGGAGAATGCCCTGCCGAGAGGCACAGACGTCTCTCTCCCACCTGCACCTTCATCCAGGGCATCCCCAACAGCGCCAGCCTCCTGTCGTCTTCTCACTCTGCCTTCTCACCTCTGCAGAGCTTACCGGTCCTGCAAACCTCAGCCTCTCCCCCCTCAGTGCAGGTTGAGGAGCAGGTGGGCTATTTAAGCCATAGTTTCAGCAGCATCCCCCCTACCAGCCCCCTGAGCTCCCGTGGTGTGGAGGACATGTCCCACCAGCGACCGCCCACCTGCCATAACCCCAGCATGCGGCACGAGCAGGACCGTCTGGACACGTATCTGAACTGGCCGCTAACCAACATCACACCCTCGGAGCTGGCAAAAGCGGGCTTCTACTACCTAGGCCAGGGCGATCGTGTGGCCTGCTTTACCTGTGGCGGGCAACTGAGCAACTGGGAGCCGGGGGACAGGGCTGTGTCAGAGCACCAGAGGCACTACCCCAACTGCCGATTCGTCAGAGGAGACCGGACGGAAAACGTGCCCCTCCCTTCCAGTGGACCCCTGAGTGTCTCTAACCCGCTCATGCAGTTGTGTGAGGAGAGGCTGCTTACCTTTGTCAACTGGCCATCCAGGATACCTGTGCGTCCGGATCAGCTGGCCAAGGCTGGCTTTTACTATGTTG GTCGAAATGATGACGTCAAATGCTTCTGTTGTGATGGTGGCCTGAGGTGTTGGGAGTCGGGCGATGACCCATGGGTTGAGCACGCCAAGTGGTTTCCAAG GTGTGAGTACCTTCTGCAGGAAAAGGGACAAGATTTCGTTCATCAGATACAGGCCAGGTTTCCTCGACTGTTTGAGCAG CTGTTGTCCAATGGTGATAACAGCTCTCGGGAATTTATTGATCCACCAG TGGTACAGCTGGGCTTTGGAGAGGAGCGCTCTGAGGATGCTGTAATGATGAACACGCCTGTGGTAAAGTCAGCTCTGGAGATGGGCTTTGACCGCAATCTTGTGAAACAAACAGTCCAGAGCAAAATCCTCACCAGTGGCGAAAACTACAAAACAGTCCAAGAGCTTGTCTCTGATCTGCTCAATGCTGAGGATGAGAAACGAgaagaggagaaagagaggCTGGCAGAGGAAATGGCTTCAG atgGCTTTACATTTTTGAAGAAACACCGTGTTGCCCTGACCCAGCGCCTGAAAAGTGTGCAGAGTCTGATGGATCACTTGCTGGAGCAGTCGGTAATTCACCAGAACGAGTATGATGCCATCCATAGCTGCACCTCTGTCAAACAGCAGACCAGCCAGCTCATTGAACTTGTGCTCACGAAAGGGAATGCAGCAGCAGAGGTCTTCAGAAACTGGATCCAAAAGAATGACATTTACCTTTTAAGGGAATTAATGG ACTTGCCTATGGAGGAACAGCTGAGGAGACTGCAGGAGGAGCGCACGTGTAAAGTATGCATGGACAAGGAAGTTAACATTGTCTTTATTCCTTGTGGGCACTTGGTTGTGTGTAAAGAATGTGCCCCTTCATTGCGCAAATGCCCTATTTGCAGAGGCCTGGTAAAGGGGACTGTTCGTACTTTTCTTTCTTAA